Proteins from a single region of Rhizobium binae:
- a CDS encoding DegT/DnrJ/EryC1/StrS family aminotransferase has protein sequence MSPLLSTIPVAKPVLGEEEAEAARRVILSGWVTQGPEVAAFEREFAAYVGAAHACAVSNCTTALHLALMAVGIGAGDEVITVSHSFIATANAIRYCNAVPVFVDIEADGYNIDPSLIEAAITSRTKAILCVHQLGMPCDLGPIVEIGKRHSIPVIEDAACATGSEILSDGRWEKIGKPHGDIACFSFHPRKVVTTGDGGMLTTANADYDRKFRLWRQHGMSVTDAVRHGSKQVIFEDYDELGYNYRMTDLQAAVGREQLRRLPELVAQRRLVAEQYCQRLSTIAGLSPPAEPDWARSNWQSFCVRLPDTADQRAVMQNLLDQGISTRRGVMNIHLEGAYSGESSHRIATSLMRSVSAQQQTIILPLYAQMTVSDVDRVVEALRAALAQATGEAVSPQRTMDVAVA, from the coding sequence ATGAGCCCGTTATTATCCACAATTCCTGTCGCCAAACCCGTCCTCGGAGAGGAAGAGGCTGAAGCCGCGCGCCGCGTTATTCTATCGGGATGGGTGACCCAGGGGCCCGAAGTCGCCGCTTTCGAGCGTGAATTCGCGGCCTATGTCGGCGCCGCACACGCCTGCGCCGTCTCCAACTGCACGACCGCGCTGCATTTGGCCCTGATGGCGGTCGGCATCGGCGCGGGCGACGAGGTGATCACGGTCAGCCATTCGTTTATCGCAACCGCGAACGCCATCCGCTATTGCAACGCCGTGCCGGTATTTGTCGACATCGAGGCCGATGGCTACAATATCGATCCCAGCCTGATCGAAGCAGCCATTACCTCCCGCACAAAGGCAATCCTGTGTGTGCATCAGCTTGGAATGCCTTGTGATCTCGGACCTATCGTCGAGATCGGCAAGCGCCACTCGATCCCTGTAATCGAAGATGCGGCCTGTGCGACGGGAAGCGAAATCCTGTCGGACGGCCGCTGGGAAAAGATCGGCAAGCCGCATGGCGACATTGCCTGCTTCTCTTTCCACCCGAGAAAGGTCGTCACGACAGGCGATGGCGGCATGTTGACCACGGCCAATGCCGATTATGACCGGAAATTCCGGCTGTGGCGCCAGCATGGCATGAGTGTCACCGATGCCGTCCGCCACGGCTCGAAGCAGGTGATTTTCGAGGATTATGACGAACTGGGCTACAATTACCGGATGACCGACCTTCAGGCCGCTGTCGGACGTGAGCAGTTGCGGCGGCTGCCGGAGTTGGTTGCCCAGCGCCGGCTCGTTGCTGAGCAATATTGCCAACGTCTATCGACGATTGCCGGGCTTTCTCCGCCGGCCGAGCCAGACTGGGCTCGAAGCAACTGGCAGAGCTTCTGTGTGAGATTGCCCGATACGGCCGACCAGCGCGCCGTCATGCAGAACCTGCTCGACCAGGGTATCTCAACCCGGCGCGGTGTGATGAACATTCACCTGGAGGGAGCCTATTCCGGTGAGAGCTCCCACCGCATTGCCACGAGCCTGATGCGAAGCGTGTCTGCGCAGCAGCAAACCATCATCCTGCCGCTTTATGCCCAGATGACGGTGTCTGACGTGGACCGGGTTGTTGAGGCACTTCGCGCAGCCCTTGCGCAGGCGACCGGCGAAGCGGTCAGCCCGCAACGTACCATGGACGTCGCTGTCGCCTGA
- a CDS encoding NAD-dependent epimerase/dehydratase family protein produces MRNKRVLITGGAGLIGSHIADLVALEKPREIIILDNFVRGRRDNLSSAIGSAPLNVIDGDIRDRSLLAKAFDGVDIVFHQAAIRITQCAEEPRLAFEVLAEGTFNVLEAAVKAGVSKVVAASSASVLGLAESFPTTEQHHPYNNRTIYGAAKTFNEGLLRSFADMYGLRYVALRYFNVYGPRMDVYGAYTEVLIRWMERLAAGMPPLIYGDGSQTMDFVDARDIARANVLAAKSDVTDEVFNVASGREISLLELAQMLSDIMGSSLEPQHKEARAVNGVTRRLADISKAERLLGFKAEISMEQGLRDLVAWWQSKTAAAGGQAA; encoded by the coding sequence ATGAGAAACAAACGGGTACTCATTACCGGCGGTGCCGGTCTGATCGGTTCGCATATTGCCGATCTTGTCGCATTGGAAAAACCTCGCGAGATCATCATCCTCGACAATTTCGTGCGCGGGCGCCGGGACAATCTCAGCTCGGCAATAGGCAGCGCGCCCCTTAACGTCATCGATGGCGATATCCGCGACAGGTCGCTGCTGGCGAAAGCCTTCGACGGCGTCGATATCGTCTTTCATCAGGCGGCCATCCGCATAACCCAATGCGCGGAAGAGCCGCGACTGGCCTTCGAAGTTCTGGCCGAAGGCACGTTCAACGTTCTCGAAGCTGCCGTCAAGGCGGGTGTTTCGAAGGTCGTCGCGGCCTCTTCCGCCTCCGTGCTGGGGCTTGCCGAAAGCTTTCCGACGACCGAACAGCATCATCCCTACAATAACCGGACGATCTACGGCGCGGCAAAGACCTTCAACGAGGGATTACTGCGCAGCTTCGCGGATATGTACGGCCTGCGCTATGTCGCGCTGCGTTATTTCAATGTCTACGGGCCACGAATGGACGTTTACGGCGCCTATACCGAAGTGCTGATCCGCTGGATGGAACGCCTTGCGGCCGGAATGCCGCCGCTCATCTATGGAGACGGGAGCCAAACGATGGACTTCGTCGATGCACGCGACATCGCCCGGGCAAACGTGCTGGCGGCAAAGAGTGACGTTACCGACGAGGTGTTCAACGTTGCGAGCGGTAGAGAAATTAGCCTGCTGGAACTCGCGCAGATGCTGAGCGACATCATGGGGTCTTCACTCGAGCCGCAACACAAAGAGGCGCGCGCGGTCAACGGTGTAACCCGTCGTCTTGCCGATATCAGCAAGGCCGAAAGGCTTCTGGGCTTCAAGGCGGAAATTTCGATGGAGCAAGGGCTTCGTGACCTTGTCGCGTGGTGGCAGTCGAAGACCGCTGCAGCCGGAGGTCAAGCTGCATGA
- a CDS encoding acyltransferase, whose translation MSADRAGEARIVHAVHGRQEKPADPAYQAGLAEELRQSYGRAGLIELYGRFATGDGVVDTLMRKAIWQAVTRSCGSGLQVAGGAGFKHPETFEIGNGVFIGAQAYIQGRFDGRCKIGDNVWIGPMSYFDARDLVIEDSVGWGPGAKVLGSTHTALPVDVPIIRTDLEIRPVRICAEADIGTNATILPGVTIGKGAIVGAGAVVVADVEPFSVVAGVPAKFIRWRSENDPMTNMSREERS comes from the coding sequence ATGTCAGCTGATCGTGCGGGTGAGGCTCGGATCGTGCATGCTGTCCACGGCCGTCAAGAAAAACCGGCGGATCCGGCCTACCAGGCGGGGCTGGCCGAAGAGCTCAGGCAATCCTATGGGCGCGCCGGCCTGATCGAACTCTACGGTCGCTTCGCGACGGGGGATGGTGTCGTCGACACCCTGATGCGCAAAGCCATATGGCAAGCGGTCACGCGCAGCTGCGGCTCCGGATTGCAGGTTGCAGGCGGCGCCGGCTTCAAACACCCCGAGACGTTCGAGATCGGCAACGGGGTGTTCATCGGCGCTCAGGCCTATATCCAGGGACGCTTCGATGGCCGATGCAAAATCGGCGACAATGTCTGGATCGGACCGATGTCCTATTTCGACGCTCGCGATCTCGTGATCGAGGATTCCGTCGGATGGGGACCTGGCGCCAAGGTGCTTGGCTCGACCCACACGGCGCTGCCGGTGGATGTGCCGATCATCCGCACGGATCTTGAAATCAGGCCGGTACGCATCTGTGCAGAGGCCGATATCGGAACGAATGCGACCATTCTTCCCGGCGTGACCATCGGGAAGGGGGCGATCGTTGGGGCGGGAGCTGTCGTCGTCGCGGACGTCGAGCCCTTCTCGGTTGTCGCAGGAGTCCCTGCGAAATTTATTCGTTGGCGTTCGGAGAATGATCCGATGACGAACATGTCGCGTGAGGAGAGATCATGA